Proteins from one Fusobacterium perfoetens genomic window:
- the atpC gene encoding ATP synthase F1 subunit epsilon: MANFRLEIVTPSGKIYSNDVEFVLVRTTEGDMGILANHSPFVAGLAVGEMIVREEKGKEIPYYVSGGFLEINSNKVIVLVDEAMLASEIDLENARKEAAFAEEKLKKLTEDKNIILTQKSLHEALVKVSIAEKLL; this comes from the coding sequence ATGGCGAACTTTAGACTTGAAATCGTAACACCAAGTGGAAAAATATATTCTAATGATGTAGAGTTTGTTCTTGTTAGAACAACAGAAGGAGATATGGGAATTCTTGCAAATCACTCTCCTTTCGTTGCAGGTCTTGCTGTAGGTGAGATGATTGTAAGAGAGGAAAAAGGAAAAGAAATTCCTTATTATGTTTCTGGAGGATTTTTAGAAATAAATTCCAATAAAGTAATAGTTCTTGTTGATGAGGCAATGCTGGCATCAGAAATTGACCTTGAAAATGCAAGAAAAGAAGCAGCTTTTGCAGAAGAAAAACTTAAAAAACTTACTGAAGATAAGAATATTATTTTAACTCAGAAAAGTTTACATGAAGCTTTAGTAAAAGTGAGCATAGCAGAAAAATTATTATAG
- a CDS encoding aminopeptidase: protein MLYKKVNGWKDISPEKVEKIFTMGEEYKKVLDIGKTEREFIDFSVELAKECGFVDARFKETLVPGDKIYYVNREKNAVLAVIGKEDILNGINYVVSHIDSPRLDLKANPLYEEFELAYMKTHYYGGIKKYQWASIPLALHGVVVLGNGRKVKIVIGEHEDDPVFTVPDILPHLDRVVQGERKAREVIKGEELQIIVGSIPSIIKDDEIKELVKYSVLERLNKAYGMTEEDFISAELELVPSQRAKDVGIDRSLIGAYGQDDRICGYTSLRAILDIEGIPERTAVCFLADKEETGSDGSTGLQSQYLEYFTSDMIAKAKGIYSDLYLKETLWNSKALSSDVTVGIDPVFKSVNDPQNAAQLNYGIVITKYTGSGGKYSTNDADAEYVGEIRKLLNDNGVKWQTGMLGKIDEGGGGTVAKYLAMKGIRTIDVGPALLAMHSPFEVSSKLDVYETYRAYKVFFEGPRHEEKKYITKSNKIYL, encoded by the coding sequence ATGTTGTACAAAAAAGTAAACGGTTGGAAAGATATTTCTCCAGAAAAAGTAGAAAAGATTTTTACTATGGGTGAGGAATATAAAAAAGTGTTGGATATTGGAAAAACTGAAAGAGAATTTATAGATTTCAGTGTTGAACTTGCAAAAGAATGTGGATTTGTTGATGCAAGATTTAAAGAAACTCTTGTTCCAGGAGATAAAATTTACTATGTCAACAGAGAAAAAAATGCAGTTCTTGCAGTAATAGGAAAAGAAGATATTTTAAATGGAATTAATTATGTTGTATCTCATATTGATTCGCCAAGACTTGATCTTAAAGCAAATCCTCTATATGAAGAATTTGAACTTGCTTATATGAAAACACATTATTATGGAGGAATAAAAAAATATCAATGGGCTTCTATTCCACTAGCACTTCATGGAGTTGTTGTTCTTGGAAATGGAAGAAAGGTAAAAATAGTAATAGGAGAGCATGAAGATGATCCTGTATTTACTGTTCCTGATATTCTTCCTCATCTTGATAGAGTTGTTCAAGGAGAAAGAAAAGCAAGAGAAGTGATAAAAGGAGAAGAACTTCAGATTATAGTAGGATCAATTCCTTCAATAATAAAAGATGATGAAATAAAAGAACTTGTAAAATACAGTGTTCTTGAGAGACTTAATAAAGCTTATGGAATGACAGAAGAAGATTTTATTTCAGCTGAACTTGAACTTGTTCCAAGCCAAAGAGCTAAAGATGTAGGAATAGACAGATCTCTTATAGGAGCTTATGGACAAGATGACAGAATATGTGGATATACTTCATTAAGAGCTATACTTGATATAGAGGGTATTCCTGAAAGAACAGCAGTATGTTTCCTTGCTGATAAGGAAGAAACTGGCTCAGATGGTTCTACAGGGCTTCAGAGTCAATATCTTGAATATTTTACAAGTGACATGATAGCTAAAGCTAAAGGAATATATTCTGATCTTTATTTAAAAGAAACATTATGGAATTCTAAAGCATTATCTTCAGATGTAACAGTAGGAATAGATCCTGTATTTAAGAGTGTAAATGATCCTCAAAATGCAGCTCAGCTTAATTATGGTATAGTTATTACTAAATATACAGGTTCAGGTGGAAAATACAGTACAAATGATGCTGATGCAGAATATGTTGGAGAAATAAGAAAACTACTTAATGATAATGGAGTAAAATGGCAAACAGGAATGCTTGGAAAAATAGATGAAGGTGGAGGAGGAACAGTAGCAAAATATCTTGCAATGAAAGGTATAAGAACTATAGATGTAGGTCCTGCTCTTCTTGCAATGCATTCACCTTTTGAAGTTTCTTCTAAACTTGATGTCTATGAAACATACAGAGCATATAAAGTTTTCTTTGAAGGACCAAGACATGAAGAAAAGAAATATATAACTAAAAGCAACAAAATATATTTATAA
- a CDS encoding glucose-6-phosphate isomerase — translation MNKLSLDLSKTLDFVSEEKLMGMEAEVNAAVKTLEEGTGAGNDFLGWINLPTDYDKDEFERIKKAAEKIKSDSDVLVVVGIGGSYLGARAAIELLSHTFYNKLSKEERKAPEIYFAGNSISGTYLSHLIQVIGDRDFSVNVISKSGTTTEPAIAFRIFKEMLEKKYGVEEARKRIYATTDAAKGALKKLSTEEGYETFTIPDNVGGRFSVLTPVGLLPIAAAGISIDDLMAGAREAQNDYKADYKNNDCYKYAAMRNLLLRGGKSIELLINYEPKVHFVAEWWKQLFGESEGKDGKGIFPASVDLSTDLHSMGQYIQDGQRILFETLIDVVSPDADVVIPFDEADLDGLNYIAGKGMNFVNQKAMEGTQLAHMDGGVPNIRIAVPKMDAFNLGYLFYFFEKACGVSGYLLGVNPFNQPGVEAYKKNMFALLGKAGYEKEAEVLNKRLKK, via the coding sequence ATGAACAAGTTAAGTTTAGACTTATCAAAAACACTTGATTTTGTAAGTGAAGAAAAATTAATGGGGATGGAAGCAGAAGTAAATGCTGCAGTTAAAACTCTTGAAGAGGGAACAGGAGCAGGAAATGACTTTTTAGGATGGATAAACCTTCCTACAGATTATGATAAAGATGAATTTGAAAGAATTAAAAAGGCTGCTGAAAAAATAAAATCTGATTCAGATGTACTTGTAGTAGTTGGTATTGGAGGATCATATCTTGGTGCAAGAGCTGCAATAGAATTACTATCACATACTTTTTATAATAAACTTTCTAAAGAAGAAAGAAAAGCTCCTGAAATTTATTTTGCAGGAAACAGTATATCTGGAACTTATCTTTCTCATTTAATTCAAGTGATAGGAGACAGAGATTTTTCTGTAAATGTAATTTCTAAATCAGGAACTACAACAGAGCCTGCTATTGCTTTTAGAATCTTTAAAGAAATGCTTGAGAAAAAATACGGTGTTGAAGAAGCAAGAAAAAGAATATATGCTACAACAGATGCTGCTAAGGGAGCACTTAAAAAATTATCAACAGAAGAAGGATATGAAACTTTCACAATTCCTGATAATGTAGGTGGAAGATTTTCTGTTTTAACACCAGTAGGACTTCTTCCAATAGCAGCAGCAGGAATCTCTATAGACGATTTAATGGCAGGAGCAAGAGAAGCTCAAAACGACTATAAAGCTGATTATAAAAATAATGACTGTTATAAATATGCTGCAATGAGAAATCTTCTTTTAAGAGGAGGAAAATCAATAGAACTTCTTATAAACTATGAACCAAAAGTTCACTTTGTAGCAGAATGGTGGAAACAATTATTTGGAGAATCAGAAGGAAAAGATGGAAAAGGAATATTCCCTGCTTCAGTTGATTTAAGTACAGATCTACATTCAATGGGACAATATATTCAAGATGGTCAGAGAATATTATTTGAAACATTAATAGATGTTGTTTCTCCAGATGCAGATGTGGTAATTCCATTTGATGAAGCAGACTTAGATGGATTAAATTATATTGCAGGAAAAGGAATGAATTTTGTAAATCAAAAAGCAATGGAAGGAACTCAGCTGGCTCATATGGATGGGGGAGTACCTAATATAAGAATAGCAGTACCTAAAATGGATGCTTTTAACTTAGGATACTTATTCTATTTCTTTGAGAAAGCATGTGGTGTAAGTGGATATCTTTTAGGTGTAAATCCATTTAATCAACCAGGTGTTGAAGCTTACAAGAAAAACATGTTTGCTCTATTAGGAAAAGCTGGATATGAAAAAGAAGCTGAGGTTTTAAATAAAAGACTTAAGAAATAA
- a CDS encoding coiled-coil domain-containing protein: MKKLTVAVSFFIISVLSYSELKYEDIDKNHWAYKSVEKLVAEGVIEEDSFRFEGNKPLTRYQFAYDLSNALNKIDLEKANKKELEILETLVVDFSNELNKIGFDAKTFDERVENIENEIKRLNDAINKNNETIKKLEERIKVLEKEIGI; the protein is encoded by the coding sequence ATGAAGAAACTAACAGTAGCAGTGTCTTTTTTTATTATTTCTGTACTGTCTTACAGTGAATTAAAATATGAAGATATTGATAAAAACCACTGGGCTTATAAGTCTGTTGAAAAATTAGTAGCAGAAGGAGTAATAGAGGAAGATTCCTTTAGGTTTGAAGGGAATAAACCTCTTACAAGATACCAATTTGCATATGATTTATCAAATGCATTGAATAAAATTGATTTGGAAAAAGCCAATAAAAAAGAATTGGAAATTTTGGAGACTCTCGTTGTGGATTTTTCAAATGAACTTAATAAAATAGGGTTTGATGCTAAAACTTTTGATGAAAGAGTTGAAAATATAGAGAATGAAATAAAAAGATTGAATGATGCAATCAATAAAAATAATGAAACCATAAAGAAACTTGAAGAAAGAATAAAAGTTTTAGAAAAAGAAATTGGTATTTAA